The Planktothrix sp. FACHB-1365 sequence TCCACATCGGGAAAGGTTGGCTGAAAAATATTTGAGAGGTTCGGGGATTGAAATCGGTGCCCTTCACAAACCAACAAAGGTTTCTTCAAGTACCCAAGTAAAATACGTCGATTACAAAACAAAAGAACAAAACTTGGTGCAATATCCCGAGCTTAAAAACGAAAACATTGTTGAGACAGATGTAGTAGATGAAGCATTCGTGTTGTCTAAGGTGGAGCCTGAATCCCAAGATTTTCTTATTGCTAATCACGTTCTCGAACATTCCCCTAATCCCATAGGGACTTTAAATAGGTGGCTTTCCAAAGTGCGCCCAAATGGATGCTTGTTGCTGTCAGTGCCAATTGCCGATCGCTGTTTTGACAAAGGAAGACCTATTACTTCCCTTGAGCATATGCTAGAAGACTATAAATTGTTTTCTGAATCCCTCGTAGATGACATTATCAAGGTAACTTGCGATCATTTGAGGGAATTCCTGGAAATTAGCGGTTTAAACATCCGCAAGCAAGCAGGATTGCCTCCAGCAACACCAGAGGAGGAGAAAGAGTTTTTGGAGCGAATTATGCTCAATTTTACAAAAGAATTGCCCAGTAACGCTAAGTCTGAGCAAATAATTGAAGCTCATGTTAAGTGGGTTAATTTAAAGTATGACGTACACTATCAGACTTTTTCACCAACATCTTTTTTGAATTTTTGCAAGTATTTTACGGAAGAAAAAAAATGCGTTGTCGAAGAAATTGTAAAGAGTGGAGGTGGTGAAGCGATCGCTGTTTTGAAAAAAACGCTTAAATAGATCTGAGTAGCGCAGATATTCGGTAAATTGCATCAACTAATCCAGACACATAACGTTTTCCCAAAAGATTATATTCTGGTTTGCATTTTAGAATTAAGCATAAGGAGTTAAAGAATGTAATTGAGTGAATACTTGTAAAAACAATGGGGTCAGTACAAAGATCATATTTTTTGTAAAATTCGTTCAATAAATCTGATTGTTTTGTATCAATTCCCCAGTGTTCATAATTAATTATATCAACAAGACATTTTAAAAAACTAATAGAGGAAAAAGGATAAAATAGCCCTCCTTGATATTCTTTCCAATATGATGTATGTAAATCTTCAATTATATATATTCCACCATCTTCTAAAAGAGGAAAATATCTGGCAAAAGATTTTATAATATCTGAAGAATAATGAGAGCCATCATCAATAATTATATCAAAACTTTTAGATAATTCAATCACATTACTTTTAACTTCATCAGAGTTTGCATCACCTACAAGTACATGAATCCTTGAATCTTTATAGGTCAACCTGGCACAGTTAGGGTTGATGTCGCAGCCTACGATTAATTTGGCATTAGAAAAATATTTTGACCATATTTCCAGAGAACCACCATTTTGAACACCTATTTCTAGTAATCTGACATTCATATTTCTGTAACTTTTTAGAATTTGATCATATACAAATAAATATGAAGACCATTTATCAGATACTTTTCCGGTATGTTGTGAATATAATTCTTCAAGCGTCTTACTTTTGAGAGCGTTTTGAGCCAATACTTGACCCAATCTGTTATGTAATTTATCACAGTTTGGTTTAATCTCAATAGCCTTTTGTAAATATTCAACAGCAGTTTCTAAATCTCCCTGTTGAGTCAAAGCCTCACCCAAACTATACAATAACCAAGCTGAATTGGGATTAACTTTTAAACTTTCGGAATAACAAGCAACAGCTTCATCTAAATTCCCCTGTTGAACCAAAGCAGTACCCAAATTATTATAAGCCCAAGCAAAATTGGGGTTAATTTCAATTACCTGATGATAAAGACCGATCGCTTCATCCAACTTCCCCATCCGCTTCAACTGATTCGCCTGCTTCAGTAACCGACCTGCACTCATAACTTCATTACCCATAAAAATCCAACAATAAATCTACTTAAACAAATTATCATATCCCTGTTCACCAATCAAGTGATAAAACTCAAAACGACTACATTCCAAAATACCAGAACCAATTCCTAATGAGATTTTCATTGCCTTATTTGCTAATGAATTATTGTTATTTAATTGTAAATTATAATAGAGGTTTATTAACCAATTTGAGAGATTTGTTTGGTTGTTAAATTCAGTTCGGGGAAATTAAGCGATCGCATCCCCACCCCACGATTATCTTTAATAATTAAATTAATCCTAACCAAGCTCGCAAGGACTGCTCTAGCCTCTCTCCATCTGCATCAGATAGCTTACCGATAGACTTAATAATCAAACTCTCATGGGCTGTATATAAACCCCGCTTTACCACTGTAGCTACATTGAGCCCAGCCGCAGACCAATCAGAAAGCAAAAACTCCCCATCCAGTAAAGATGCAGTTCTGCTCGTTAGGGGTACGATCAAAATATCTTGAGAGGGGTGTGGCGTACTCACCACAACCGCAGGTCTGACCTTTGAACTTGACAAGTCTGAAAACGGATAGCGAACTAAAATGATCTCATTTTTTGAGTAATTCGGCATAAATATCATCCTCAGCGTTGTCCCAAACTGCATTTAATGAAACCTGACTTGCTTGCAGCCAAAACTCAGCTTCATCATTAGCAATCAAAGTCACCAATACCTGTGTTCCTTCTACTAACTCTGCTGAATCAAGCAATTCAATTTTTCCTTGTCTAACAGTACCCCAAAATGTTCTCAGCATATTTACGACTCAACAACTTGTTGTTAATTAATTATAGATTATAATAGGGGTTTATTTCCCGATTTGAGAGATTTTTTCGGTTATTAAATTCAGTTCTAAGAAAGTTAGCGATCGCACGCCAGGTAATTAAAAGGCGATTGAAATCTTCAACCCGCGTCGGCGGGTTTTGTTTGTGTAGACGCGGTTTCAACTGCCTTTGTTTAAAGCTATATTTAGGAAATTATTCCCAATCTTGGCTAGTATCGCAAATAAAACTATCTGCGATCACTTCCTCAAACTTGTATGGACATTGGGTTGGAAAAGTTCTCAAGGGCAAATTTGTGTCTCGGAGTGCTAGATCAACTCCTGCCTCAAAGCCATCTTCTAAAGCATCAACAATGGGAGACTTTAAGCTAGGATTACGATGAAAATGGCGATTAACTGCGCGGCGTTGTTCCCTGATGGTCAGAAACCAACTGCGAGAACGGTTTTCGGGTTGATATTCCCATTTGAGGAGATGAGCTAACAAGACACTGAGACGGCTGACCAATTCTCGATACTCCTGTCTCCCCAAAGCTTGTATTTCCTCCTGTAAGTTTTGCCAGTCCAATTCTGATATTTGTTTCTCTGCTAATACTTTTACTTGCCACTGTGTCCAGCCATAAAAATCTTGTTCATATTGTGAAACTGTTTCAGAATTCATAACATCGCTCCTTTAATTTAGTCATTCAATTAATCCTAACCAAGCTTGCAAAGACTGCTCTAAACGTTCTGCATCTTCATCAGATAGCTTGCCAATCGCCTGAATAATTAAGCTTTCATGAACTGTATATAAACCCCGCTTCACCACTGTAGGTACATTTAATCCTGCTGCCGACCAATCAGAAAGCAAAAACTCCCCATCAAGCAAGGATTCTGTTTTGCTTGTTAGAGGGACAATCAAAATATCTTGAGATGGATGTGGGGCATTGACCACAACTGCTGGTCTGACCTTTGAATTAGACAAATCTGAAAACGGATAGCGAACCAGAATGACATCATTTTTTGAGCAACTCGGCATAAACATCATCCTCAGCGTTATCCCAAACTGCATTTAACGAAATCTTACTTGCTTGAAGCCAAAATTCAGATTCATCATCAGGAATCAGAG is a genomic window containing:
- a CDS encoding methyltransferase domain-containing protein; this translates as MNLRLYETRRGLMFEKSSQYSDNGQNMAIAERDKQIEQQAKEIDRLKSSFNNLLEDRKKAQQIMEYQAQKITELTKLQVQITDDWTEADMAPHRERLAEKYLRGSGIEIGALHKPTKVSSSTQVKYVDYKTKEQNLVQYPELKNENIVETDVVDEAFVLSKVEPESQDFLIANHVLEHSPNPIGTLNRWLSKVRPNGCLLLSVPIADRCFDKGRPITSLEHMLEDYKLFSESLVDDIIKVTCDHLREFLEISGLNIRKQAGLPPATPEEEKEFLERIMLNFTKELPSNAKSEQIIEAHVKWVNLKYDVHYQTFSPTSFLNFCKYFTEEKKCVVEEIVKSGGGEAIAVLKKTLK
- a CDS encoding type II toxin-antitoxin system PemK/MazF family toxin, with translation MPSCSKNDVILVRYPFSDLSNSKVRPAVVVNAPHPSQDILIVPLTSKTESLLDGEFLLSDWSAAGLNVPTVVKRGLYTVHESLIIQAIGKLSDEDAERLEQSLQAWLGLIE
- a CDS encoding type II toxin-antitoxin system PemK/MazF family toxin translates to MPNYSKNEIILVRYPFSDLSSSKVRPAVVVSTPHPSQDILIVPLTSRTASLLDGEFLLSDWSAAGLNVATVVKRGLYTAHESLIIKSIGKLSDADGERLEQSLRAWLGLI
- a CDS encoding tetratricopeptide repeat protein; its protein translation is MGNEVMSAGRLLKQANQLKRMGKLDEAIGLYHQVIEINPNFAWAYNNLGTALVQQGNLDEAVACYSESLKVNPNSAWLLYSLGEALTQQGDLETAVEYLQKAIEIKPNCDKLHNRLGQVLAQNALKSKTLEELYSQHTGKVSDKWSSYLFVYDQILKSYRNMNVRLLEIGVQNGGSLEIWSKYFSNAKLIVGCDINPNCARLTYKDSRIHVLVGDANSDEVKSNVIELSKSFDIIIDDGSHYSSDIIKSFARYFPLLEDGGIYIIEDLHTSYWKEYQGGLFYPFSSISFLKCLVDIINYEHWGIDTKQSDLLNEFYKKYDLCTDPIVFTSIHSITFFNSLCLILKCKPEYNLLGKRYVSGLVDAIYRISALLRSI
- a CDS encoding DUF29 domain-containing protein, which translates into the protein MNSETVSQYEQDFYGWTQWQVKVLAEKQISELDWQNLQEEIQALGRQEYRELVSRLSVLLAHLLKWEYQPENRSRSWFLTIREQRRAVNRHFHRNPSLKSPIVDALEDGFEAGVDLALRDTNLPLRTFPTQCPYKFEEVIADSFICDTSQDWE